Proteins from a single region of Aythya fuligula isolate bAytFul2 chromosome 3, bAytFul2.pri, whole genome shotgun sequence:
- the MRPL19 gene encoding 39S ribosomal protein L19, mitochondrial: MAAVAMAAACGRLLLRGAAARPSRCFSSSGCRRSTDGETAKFQPPPKPVIIDKQRQREERRYLSPEFIPPRGRTDPLKFYIERKDMIQRRKVFNIPEFYVGSILAVTTADPYADGKTNRFVGICIQRGGKGLGATFVLRNVIEDQGVEICYELYSPRIQEIKVLKLEKRLDDNLMYLRDALPEYSTFDVNMKPESRLDHEEIPVNKLQVRMKPKPWSKRWERPKYNIKGIKFELPEKKMKAAQKWSQPWLEFDMLREYDTSKIEEKIWKEINEELKK; encoded by the exons ATGGCGGCTGTTGCCATGGCGGCGGCCTGcgggaggctgctgctgaggggcGCCGCTGCTCGGCCCAGCA GGTGTTTCTCCTCCTCGGGGTGCCGAAGGAGCACGGATGGAGAGACAGCGAAATTCCAGCCGCCCCCGAAGCCCGTCATCATCGACAagcagaggcagagggaggagaggag GTACTTGAGCCCTGAATTTATACCTCCCAGAGGGAGAACAGATCCTCTCAAATTCTATATCGAAAGAAAGGATATGATACAGAGGCGAAAAGTTTTCAACATCCCAGAGTTCTATGTTG GCAGCATACTCGCCGTTACTACTGCGGATCCATATGCTGATGGCAAAACCAACCGCTTTGTGGGCATCTGCATTcaaagaggagggaaggggcttGGTGCTACCTTTGTGCTTCGGAATGTTATAGAAGACCAAG GTGTGGAAATATGTTACGAACTGTACAGTCCTCGAATCCAAGAAATCAAAGTTCTGAAGCTAGAAAAGAGGCTGGATGACAACCTGATGTACCTGCGAGATGCCCTCCCTGAATATAGTACCTTTGATGTGAATATGAAACCTGAATCTCGTTTAGACCATGAAGAAATTCCTGTAAACAAG CTGCAGGTAAGAATGAAACCTAAACCATGGTCAAAACGGTGGGAAAGGccaaaatacaatataaaaggAATAAAGTTTGAGCtgcctgagaaaaaaatgaaagcagcacagaagtggAGCCAGCCGTGGCTAGAATTTGATATGCTGCGAGAATATGACACttcaaaaatagaagaaaaaatttggaaagaaataaatgaagaacttaaaaaataa